The DNA region AGCTCTGATGGAGCTTCTCAGCTTGGCACCCAGCTGTGCGGAGAGGTCTGTTTGGAGCTGGAGAAGCTTCCTGAATTCCTGTTGGCGTTCTGGGCAGAGGAGAGGCGAGAGTCGAAGCTGAGGTCCAGGCAGTCTGCGTCCATCAGTTCGTTGCGGATGATGGAGTCCATGTCGCACTCAAGACTGCCGTTGAACACGTCGAGGTCCAGATCGGCGGGAAAGCGGTCCTGGCCGGACAAGCCAGAGCCGAGCTGCATAGAGGCGTTCTTACTGGGAGACTTCAGGAGCGGCTGCTTGGCGTCGGGGTGGCCGGCGTCTTTGTCAGAGGTCGACAAGCCAGCTTGCCAACCAGGCACTGAGGCGCTTTGGGCCTCGCCTGCACTGGTCTGGTTCACCAACAAGTGGTCTTTGCGGAGCAGCATGGCGTTTCGGCGGGAGTTCTGCAGGGCGATGGCGGTGCTGGCCTGCGACATCAGCGGGTCGGACTGGGTGAGCATGACGTTGCTGTGGCCGTGGGAGTCCAGGCTGAGCAGATCCTGCAGGGTTTGGTGGTCGCTGAAGTGCGAGATGCAGGAGAAGGTGGTCTGCTTGTTCTCCTGGATGGTCTGCATGGGCGACTGGCGCAGGCTCGTGATGGACGGCGGGCTAAACAGAGGGTTCGGCCCGTAGCTGCCAGAGGGGCTACCCAGACTACTTCCTGAGCAGCTGAAGGTAAACACTGAGCTCCCCTGATCGTCGGCTCCGTTGTCTTCCTCTCCAGGAGGAGGCTGCTGGGATGCTGTCAGGCTGATATTGTCTAAAAGGTCGTCCATCAGGTTGTCAGAGAGCCCGTCGTTGAGGTTCATGGTACCCGCCAGGTCGGAGAGGCCCGTGGGCCCGGTGGACGGGGACATGCTGCTGGGGCTGGAGTACAGCATCGGGGAGAGAGGCGAGTCGTCGTCGGGCACCTCGTCCAGCTCCAGGTTAGCCAGGATCGGGGACAGACGACCGCTGAGCGTGCTGGCGTTGGAATTGGTCCGGGAGCGGAAGTCTGTCCAGGCGTCCAGCTCGTCACTGCTGCGGGAGGTGGGACTTCCTGTCCACTTGGAGAGGCTGGAGGAGCTCTCTGAGCTGCCTTCTTGAGCTGCCTGCAGCGAAGCTTTCTTCTTGGTGGCGCGTCCTCGGGCTCCTTTGATGTACTTGCTGTTGTCCATGGATACGGCTCGTCGTCGGGGAGCTTTGCCTCCTTTCCCACCTTCTGGGTTGACCATCCACCACGAGCTTTTCCCTGTTCCTTCATTCTGGACTTTCACAAAGCGACTATGGAGGGACAGATTGTGTCGGATGGAATTCTGCAacgaaaacaaattaaaacaattaaatgcATGTTTAATGCTTGTTCGTCCTGTAGAGCTAATGAGAGATAATTGAAACCAGAGTCAAATTCATTATGTGCCTAAACATACTTGAtcaataaagctgattctgatatgTAATTATACATCGCCACAACACAAATCCAAGGAGGCAGCTGAATGATCAGTTTTTGAACAAGCCAACAGTTTAGCCACATTCTCTACAttttatttggaggtaaaacAGAGAGTGAGTGCATCTGAAAGAAACGGTATATGCTCACAACTACATGTGACAGCCAGGGTGTAATAAAGAGACATAACTGGCCTTTCTGTGGAGCTGTCAGTCTGTAGATGTATGTAGTTTGTGATCAGAAATGGTAAGAAATTATTTGGGGGTCTCAAGAAAAATTTGAGGGGTTGTCAGATATTTTTGAGACACAAAatcaagtgtttatttttgggggatttttctctttcttttgttttttcatgtgaaatactGCATATTTTCAACTCTTCCGGACTCTAAAAATCCTTCAaatgaaaggagaaggaaaattACTCTTTGGTTAAACTGCTCATAACCGTTGTGTAGAAGACACTACTTTATTTTGAGGGCTCACACTCACACTGGTAACCACTGCACCAGGGGTagaaataaatactgtgagCCTCCCACAACAGATAATTCAAGGTTTTTGATACTGAACTATCTCAACCAAGTACTGTGAACAAAGCTGCTTTTCTAAGAAACACTTCTTCTTTGCACCTCACACTGACCTATTTCTGGTTGCTCAGAAAGGTCTAGAGGATTTCCCCGGAGATGTTCCCAACCATGTACAAAATTAAACAGCTGGAGCCCGCTGACGCCCGGCTCGCACCGAGTCACAGCACAGTAACAGAGGAAGAAATCTCTGCAGCCCAAAGGCCAAGTTCACTGGGAGAGGGACCAGCATAATTCTCTTAAGCTTGAATTAACTTGAGTAAACCGAGGTCCTATTTAAATCCATCTCTCAGAAGATTAAACTAATCAAACACTAAAGAAGCTCAACGCACACAAACTGCAGCTACACGAGGCCGCCCATGACCTTTACCATATGGATCCTATAAAAGGCAGCTGTGAGGAAAGTTTCTCTCCAGCTTTGTGATGACTGAGAGATCACAAACGAGCGTCGGCCTCAGTTTTTCCTCTGAATGCAGTGAGTCAATGACCCGCTGACATCAAACTTCCAGCAAAGCTCTCGCTTCAAGCCAATTAAAGGATTAGGGCTAACTGGCAAACACTTTCATCaattacaacaacaaagcaCATGTGACTCTCAGAAATAAAACTTCAGCTACCTCTTTgcacttttctttcttatttccACACACCATAAGTTAGCTGGAAAGGTTGGTGGCTTTATGCTGATCGCTCAAAAGTGCTGACTTTAAAGATAAGGCTGGTGTGTTTCTCTATTTTTCTTCCGGTCAACATATcccatgaaaacaaaaaacaccaacagTGCATTAATCCATTTCTCAATACTTTCCAACTTCCCTACACTGTGGCACTCAGACACAAGAACAtttgttcctactgaagatgtaaacGTTAAAAGAAATAGTTcgatattttgggaaatgtgctttgACGAGAGTTAAGGCtctgcacaccaagtccgtatcgTTCGTTCGAAATTGTTGCACGTTTAAAAACTTTCATCCGTCATTCAAGTTTTCAAAACATGTTaaattttctgtgttttttcacatttctgaaaaaagcaaaaaagggttgtttgaccactcagagccaccgtccgtgcatctgataaacattcacttcatctcccagcacaaagcacttcacaataaagaaataaaagaatacagagatggggaatttaaagatagattctGGCAGGTGATTatcacaaaacaaaggatgtagaaaagattagacagtagtgatgtgCTCTCGGCATCTAAATGATAGCTTCTTGTatatgtcattcattcattagccccgttttGGACTAGTGCTATCTGTTGCACTCACATAGTTTATTCAGttttgtataaatatatatagaatatccTCAGATTTTACCTTTAACCTGACCTTTAACTGATCTCACTTCATGTAAATCTACATTTCCTCATCAGCTGAAATGTGTCCACTTCCATTAGTTGCTGGGTTTATAACCAGAAGGCTGAGTTGATAATTAAAAGTAGATAAATCTCCGATTGTTTGATGAAGAGTGCCAAGAAGATGAAGAGAGCGCTCCAAATGTCACAACAGTGCAGGTGTTAATAAAACACACCGAGGGTGCAACGAGGGAGCAACGAAGAGTGCACCAGACTTTGTTTTCGTTTTCTTCGCCTGCACCTGTGACTGGATAAAATATGGATGTTTTTAGAGTTTAGTCTTTCCCCAAAGGCTGATCAATAAATGAGCCTCACGGAAGAATCTTTCTCGAGAGGTTTCGCTTTTTTAATTTGGCTGAAAATCTGCATAAATGTCCATAAAACAACAAGGATAAATTAACAATTTAGGAAAacccaaactgctgctgcaaGGATGCACTTTTTAACACCATTTGCATGCTGAGGACACACCTCTAAGCCCAAACAGACTGATTCCACTAACACCAATGCTATTGTGACTAAAGGCAGCTATAGAGGACAACACAAGGTCATGATTTCACTGTTATTAATATATACTAATAGCGTGTGTAATTTGATGCACACACTATTACAAGTGTAACCTTATATTTTGACAGCACCTTGGGTCATTTTACACTAGCCTATGTGCTTGTCAGGCAGCCACACATTTACCAATTCCTTGCTGAATATTTTACACCCAAATATGCCTTATAATAAACCTTAAAGTCATCCTACATATGGTGGCATCTATAAATAACCTGTGATTGCAcccgcctcctccatctctaTATTATTGGTAGCTGTGTGTCTTAAAAGTCCACAGAATGGTCTTTGTTATGATGATTTCACCATCATTAATATGGTTAACAATAGTTATACTTAAGAACATGTGCGCTTTTAATACCATTTTGCCAATCGTCAAGTTTTGGatttggcattaaaacaaaattccggtttatttattatttccagTGAATGTGTCTATTGTGGCTTGTTCCAACTTTCCACTCTGTTGTAACAACGAATATTAGGGGAAGCTGTGTGAGCCTCATACGGCTTTCCaaataaacatgatttttaCATGAGTCATTTCAAACAGTTGTCTCTGAGTTTGACCAAAATTAAACACAGAAAGTAGCCATCTGGAAGGGACATTACAGCTAACTGCATTTATGGGAAAGAGACACATTTATGGGAAATACGCCGAGGTGAAATAAACCAGAATTATCCTTTAACAAGTATGAAGGGTTGCACTGAGTTTGTGCACcaagaaatgcattaaaaccactttcatattaataatctaatagTAATTTCAGCTTCTCTGTAAAGCAATTTGGccaacatttgttgtttttaaatgtgcgctataaatacatttatctcCCCAGTCAGTCCCTCCTCAACAGATCCAAGCTTTTAACATTTTCTGATTTACTTTGTCGCCGAATTTCCCCTCAAGCTTTTACCTGTGTTAGTGTTTGCTCAGGTgcccttcagaataaaagaccCATGCATGCTTTAGCCTCTTTATGGTCAGCCCAATACTTTAACTCTATAGTCCGCTGAactgtattttgtctttttgttgacTCTCTAGAAACATCAGAGACAAATATGTTTTGTCAGAGAACATATATGGATTGAAACCATGAGAATATCTTATTTTTGGCTTTTTCTTTCCCAATAGAGATTCCTAAAACATACCCAAACTCAGGGTGTCTGCCAATtaagagacaaaacaaatagCTGATAAATTGGTTAGTTGTTCAACAGAATAATGGCAATTATCTTAGTAACTAGTTCATTGTTTTAGTcgttttcaagaaaaaaattaaatcccTAGTTATTAGtgctgcctcctcttagtcgtttagttgactaatcagttgttttggtcttaatcgactaagatttctttcgtCGATTAGTAattctttatgctttttttcatgctgaatgacttatttcttattttctggtaaacacaagatttaaagtgatgcttttgtgggattctttgtggagaaactcagatctctcgattaaatcaactaatcaattagtcagcAAAAAATTGTATAAAATTTGTTAATCGACTAAAAAAATTTTGGGTCGAGGACAGTCCTACCAGTTATaacttttcaaatgtgaatatttactgctttttttggggggaggggagggtaaattggggttttggactgctggtcaCCTTTGACTTGGACTTTGGATTGACATTTTTCcgtattttccaacattttatagactaaacagtTAATTGGTTAATTGAAACAATAATGGtgtgattaattgataatgtagacattttatttcttattttattgttggtcattggtgcttttatttatatatatatatatatatatatatatatatatatatatatatatatatttatatattttttttttttcacatacttgTGTACATAAATTATGTCTAtcctttacctttatttatccagctttgttgtccttgtccctagctgttatttatatttctgtgtaagtatattgagagagagatgtgcacatgtacttggcaaataaatctaattctgataatgaaaatagtggATCCAGCAGACTGGAGTGATGCATCCCTACATTCAGCAGGATTTGAGTAGTGACAAGTTCTAACTAGTATGTTTATGGAGGTTTTTCTTAACAACTGCCACACATGATATCTAATATCACATTTGTCAACTGGCCCTGAACAGCGTTACGTTTGTAAACGCTGAAATGTACAGACTTTATCTTTTAAAACTCAGACATCAGCAGCGCAGGGAGTTGACACAATCACAGCACCTGTCCTGTTCAGTCTAATGAAATCTaatacaacagccctgcaataaataaataaacctttGTGTATTTCGATGCGTGTTGAGCCTGTCAGAGAGGTTTTGATTCAACTCTGTGGTCATTTATGAGGCCGTAAATTGTAGTGCTGCTGTATTGGACTGTATTATATTACAGCAGGTGGACGAAATAGCAGTTACACTCTGCAATATgacacagtacagtacaatataaaacacatcTACGACCTCAAAAATGCCCAAAGAATTCAATTCTCCTCTTtgatgcaacaaaaaaaatgttgcacaaAAGGCAGTTATTCATTACAGAGGGGTTGAATTTGAATATGTTATGCTGCACAGGTGATGCTTTTATTGTGTCTACGTCCTGTTTACAGGTAGTTAAGGTGTGCTGTGGTATAAGATAAACAGTAATCCTGGACTATACGTGTAAAACACAACATTCCTGTTGTATTCTGGATAGTAAACCAGTCTGTGTGACATGCAGCAGCTAAAGCTACCAGCCTGCTCCTTAAAAGAACGATCTAGTGGTTGTTATTGTATCTTTAAAGCTCCAGAGACGCGTTACATTTTCTCAACGCTGCACACAGGTAGATACAGTAGGAGCCACACAGCGttttaaaaagataaatcaCAAAGAGCAGCCGCCCCTCCCCCACGCAGTCATAGCAGCTCTGCAGCACCCTTTGAGCAAAAGCCTCGTTCTGAGCGGGGACTGGAGCAATGCCAGTTCAGCCAGAGCCAGATCCAAAGAGAAACACTGAGCTTCTCTCACACTGCTACACATTGACCTACATAATTTATAGTCAGCTGATTGATTCTTGTGCCCGGGCCACGTGAAAAAAGACAGTGTGGCACACAGCGGGGGTCGAGCCGCTGGCTGGTCATCTGTATATTTTGTTTGGAtgcacaacagagagagagatttaacCTCGTGTTGGAGCTGCACACAAAGGTCGTCATTGAAGTGTCTGGTTTTACAACCCTCAACATGCTGAGGACATTTCTGCACACAGTGCCTCGCGCAGATGACCACCCTTTAGGGCTGATTGCTGAATGTCACAGCTACAAAGCATCTCCTAGGAAATGCTGATGTCAGCACTTCTTCTGAAACCCCAACATTAACCCTTTCCTTTATAAGCCTGGATGCATccaaaacatgaatgaaaactgacCGCCACTAATCTGAAGCATCAACTAACCAGCTGATTCAGTGCAGATTAATCAGTTATTAGCATCAACACACTGCTTATATTCCAATCTCTGATTCCCATCAACATGTCACATGGCCATGATGCGCTTTAAAGCACAATACTGTGATTCCTTCATGGAGAAACTCCCTGGAAATCAGCCTGCACCCCACATCCTACAGTTGTGCGGGATTACAAACCTATTTCCAGAGTTTTTCTACCCCCCAATCTAAATCCTGCAAAGCTCAAAGCTTTCATCAGACTTGATTCCATGACAGATGAATTGGTTTTCCAGGCCGAACTAATCCTTAAAATCAAACAGAAGCAGGCCCCGCTGGAGCTTGTAAGAAGCCCCTTGTGCTGCAGCGCGTCTGAAAGTGAAATCAACTTTGCATTGCCTGTTTTGAGTCTCGACTTTCACACCGTCACCACcttgtttttactgtattaGTGTGTGCTCTGATTGTGTGGTTTGATGCACACACTAttacaactagggctgtgtatttgcaagaatctggcgatacgatacgtatcatgatacgggtgttcaatatattgcgatactgtaagccaggttttcctcgccaaaatttaacggaactttggagcgttatttagcctccttcgcgacgagctagtatgacatgcttggtaccgatggtgttttctagtttcatatgatgccagtaacttcactctagctttaaaacagagcccgttacaaccttgGAAAGATCGTTGAGACCGTAAGaccgtcggatttttaagaggttaattaaatccatacagtatcgcacaacataatgtcgcgatactcatgtgcaGGGAATTAAATTAGCACCTACAAAATACAGGGTAAACGTTGGCTGAGGCAGGTAAAAaattcaggtcacctgccaccatggctgATAGATTTCTTTATATTAAGAAACATCATTTTCAAAAATCAACTCCTAAGTTAATAACagtaaggttacatgatattttgcatatttctactgtctggtaCTACTGACCCAGTGTTTACACTTCTAAAGTGTtgtaaatagatttaaaaaatggcagaaaaaataattgactggtagaaatgttcagtgacctgccacagtgaaAGGTGAGGAAtaaacttaatttcagaccctgctcatgtgtatattttcttacacccctaattacAACCGTAGGGATGCATCAATactgatactggatcggatatcaggctgATACAgtctcaaatagctggatcggatatgaGTGACAATGGgtccgatctattaaattcaatgttgatatactatatacattatacagtatattggaattttaattcctgtttaagttttgaccaatttgctGCTCcataaaaaaaggtttacacttgtaATTCCTCTTaactttaaagttttttttgcccAGCTGTTGGAgtacgatttattattctaataataaataacaattcagtaaatttggAAAGATATGTTTGAGTCAGGTCTGATTTtgccttatatatatatataaaagaatgatcccagtgacTTTCACACCACCACTACCTTGTTTTTACTGTATAAGTGTGCTCTGATTTTGTTGGTGTAGAACTAATAATGTGTGTAGTTTGATGCACACACTAGTACAACTGTACTAGTGTGTGCATCAATAGGTCGATGCTGACTCAAATACAGTAGCTggatcggtgacaatggggccgatctattaaattcaagtctctgtttacatactatataatgggattttaattcctgtttaagttttgaccaatttgttgctgctttaaaaaggtttacacttgaaattttgaagatttttcaagttgttggtgtacgatttatttattttaataataaataatccaGTAAATTTGGAAAGAGATGTTTGAGTCAGGTCTGCTTTTGCCttaaacataaaagaatgatcccagcgACTTTcccacagtgaggcatacagcttattattgaaacactggtattggatcagtactcggtCGATGCCCAAAAGCCCAGGTATCtctattgggactgaaaaagctagattggtgcatccctaaactGTACCCTTATATATTTTGACAGCAACTTGGGTCATTTTACACCATGTGTTTGTCAGGAAAAACACACCTTTCTCAATTCCCTGTTGATTATTTACACCCAAATATGCCTTATAATAAACTTAAAATCATCCTATGTATGGTAGTGTTTGCaattttaattcatgtttaagttttgaccagtttgttgctgctttaaaaaggtttacacttgtaatataaaaaaaaggtttacacttgtaatataaaaaaataatatattttaataataaataattcagtaaatttggAAAGAGGTGTTTGAGTCAGGTCTGATATTGCTTTATgtataaaagaatgatcccagtgacttccacacagtgaagcatacagcttatcaattaaacactggtattggatcagtactcggtatcagctgaaacccaaagcccaggtatcactattgggactgaaaaagctggattggtgcatccctaaactATGTCCTTATGTTTTTGACATGCAACTTGGGTCATTTTACACCATGTGTTTGTCAGGAAAAAACCCACATTTCTCAATTCCCTGTTAATTATTAGATCTGCTCCCTCTACAgagtctttcaaagcacagctcaagacccacctcttttctttggcttttgaatgtacttgaattgtgattactaattggccttttttttataatgctcattataacagtcttttactcatggattttgCTGCCTGCACTGTtgacttgtttttattctgcctatgtctgtaaagcactttggtctgctcatgttgttttaaatgtgctatagaaataaattttaCTTGACTTGAATTATTCACACCCAAATATGCCTTATAATAAACTTAAAATCATCCTATATATGGTGGTATCTGCAGATAACCTGTGTTTTGcaccctcctccatctctacatTATTATCTGTGTGccttgtgtgtgtctttacatGACCACCACCATCTGGTCTTTGTTATGATGTTATGATGACAGCACCAGCAGCATGTCACCATGCTCACCTTCCAGCCAGCAGAGCTGTTGCTGTCGCCTTTGTCCTTGAAATATGGCACAGACCTCACCATCCAGTCGTAGATTTGGGACAAGGTCAGCCTGTTCTCTGGAGAGCTCTCGATGGCTTGTGTGATGAGGTCTGCATAGGAGTAGTTGCCCCAGGCGTTCCTGCGGGCGGACGACTTCCTCAGCTGCTGGGACGCAGAAGAACCACCCGTAGCCGCGGAGGGGGTCTGCGCCGAGGAAGGAGAGCCATCTCCGGCCTCCTCCTTGCAGGGGCCGCGCTGGACCTCCACAGGCTGGGAGGTGGAGCTGGAGGAACCACTACTGCTGCTTGGCACACGAGATTTAACAACACTGTTGGCTTCTTTCTGTGCATCGCTGTCATCCTCTTCTTCGGGGATTACGTCAGTGTCATTTGCGGGCGGTTTGTCCGCACCAGACTCCGGACGAGGCAGCGGCCAAGTGCAGGAGCGCGGCCGCTTCTGGGGCTCGAAATCCGGATCTATCTCCACGTTTAAGGGGGAGTCGTCGCGCGGTTCTTCAGCAGCCATGTTAAAAACAATATCTcggtttctgctgctgctgctgcacaaagGCTTATAAAATCACTCCATTCCATCAATAAGTGTGTGCAgcttttcatatatatatatttacttattatatGCATGCACTGGTATGCAAAATAGTCCAAATCCTGCAGCCCCCAAACACGTGTCCGTTtatctgtcctcctcctcctgcaatGCAAAGGCGTCTGTCTATCCGCAGAGGCTGACCAGCATTAACAAAACATTGCCTTTTCTCGTGCACAGCCCACACCCTGCTGGACAACATGCATTGCAATTTGGCAATTAAAGATTGTTGGTTTGGAGGAATCCAATTCCTGCACAAGCGTCCTGCGCTGAGATCCTGCGACGTGCAtgccaaagagagagagagagaaatgagaatTACTACTATACATCTAATGCCTCCACATCAGCTGCTGCCATCTTGACCATTTCCTTTCCCTTCCAAGTTCTTTATCATCCGTGCAGAGAGCTGCTGCCAGT from Sebastes umbrosus isolate fSebUmb1 chromosome 16, fSebUmb1.pri, whole genome shotgun sequence includes:
- the foxo3a gene encoding forkhead box protein O3a — protein: MAAEEPRDDSPLNVEIDPDFEPQKRPRSCTWPLPRPESGADKPPANDTDVIPEEEDDSDAQKEANSVVKSRVPSSSSGSSSSTSQPVEVQRGPCKEEAGDGSPSSAQTPSAATGGSSASQQLRKSSARRNAWGNYSYADLITQAIESSPENRLTLSQIYDWMVRSVPYFKDKGDSNSSAGWKNSIRHNLSLHSRFVKVQNEGTGKSSWWMVNPEGGKGGKAPRRRAVSMDNSKYIKGARGRATKKKASLQAAQEGSSESSSSLSKWTGSPTSRSSDELDAWTDFRSRTNSNASTLSGRLSPILANLELDEVPDDDSPLSPMLYSSPSSMSPSTGPTGLSDLAGTMNLNDGLSDNLMDDLLDNISLTASQQPPPGEEDNGADDQGSSVFTFSCSGSSLGSPSGSYGPNPLFSPPSITSLRQSPMQTIQENKQTTFSCISHFSDHQTLQDLLSLDSHGHSNVMLTQSDPLMSQASTAIALQNSRRNAMLLRKDHLLVNQTSAGEAQSASVPGWQAGLSTSDKDAGHPDAKQPLLKSPSKNASMQLGSGLSGQDRFPADLDLDVFNGSLECDMDSIIRNELMDADCLDLSFDSRLSSAQNANRNSGSFSSSKQTSPHSWVPS